One Bacillota bacterium genomic region harbors:
- a CDS encoding 4Fe-4S binding protein translates to MTQRIRRKVISIDEEKCTGCGLCVPDCPEGALQVIDGKARLISEPLCDGLGACLGGCPEGAITIVEKEAVPYDEKQVMANIVRQGDNVLKAHLEHLRDHGQTDYLREALEFLREKNLPVPHFIGAVQKRVGALEFLRENNLPVPPGFEGRARPNGFAACPCSGNLGPETVRDEAAGIGSTSSLRNWPVQLHLVQPAAPHFRQADLLLAADCVAYALGDFHRSHLPGKALAIACPKLDARQDLYPEKLKAFLNEAGIRSLTVMTMEVPCCAGLLTLAKSAWQDAGGEIPLRSLVVGTRGGSIRETIW, encoded by the coding sequence GTGACGCAGAGAATCAGACGCAAGGTCATCAGCATCGATGAGGAAAAGTGCACCGGCTGCGGCCTGTGTGTCCCCGACTGCCCCGAAGGCGCCCTGCAGGTGATCGACGGCAAGGCCCGCCTGATCAGCGAACCTCTTTGTGACGGCCTGGGTGCCTGTCTGGGCGGCTGCCCCGAAGGGGCCATCACCATCGTGGAAAAGGAGGCGGTGCCGTACGATGAAAAGCAGGTAATGGCGAATATCGTCCGGCAGGGCGACAACGTGCTAAAGGCCCACCTAGAACACCTTCGGGACCACGGTCAAACGGACTACCTGCGGGAGGCGCTGGAATTCCTCCGGGAAAAGAACCTTCCGGTGCCCCACTTTATCGGCGCGGTACAGAAACGGGTTGGCGCGCTGGAGTTCCTCCGGGAAAACAACCTTCCGGTTCCCCCCGGGTTTGAGGGGCGCGCTCGGCCCAACGGCTTCGCGGCCTGCCCCTGTTCCGGAAATCTGGGACCCGAGACTGTCCGTGACGAGGCCGCCGGTATCGGGAGCACGTCCTCCCTGCGGAACTGGCCGGTGCAGTTGCACCTGGTGCAACCCGCCGCCCCGCACTTCCGGCAGGCGGACCTGCTGCTGGCGGCGGACTGCGTCGCGTATGCGCTGGGCGATTTTCACCGGAGCCACCTGCCGGGAAAGGCACTGGCCATCGCCTGCCCCAAGCTGGACGCCCGCCAGGACCTCTACCCGGAGAAACTGAAGGCGTTCCTGAACGAAGCCGGGATCCGCAGCCTGACCGTGATGACGATGGAGGTGCCCTGCTGCGCCGGCCTGCTCACGCTGGCGAAAAGCGCCTGGCAGGACGCCGGCGGGGAAATTCCCCTGCGTTCCCTGGTGGTCGGAACCCGCGGCGGCAGTATCCGAGAGACCATCTGGTAA
- a CDS encoding VanW family protein — MKWFPATVLAFIVLFVAGAGPAGAAVMVPLRPVLEYRGTTVGWDGEGATAYCSGRVLRVVPGRDTAAVDGRGEFLEVPARSVGGMTFVPDTLLSGFLSPPPPAFRSAAFTRVVVGEQGEQFWFIGLLDHSAETAVTDSPPAPTAPGPTVTPPHGRMPEVAVEVAPGVAPEELNPENPVLPGRTWLLPAAGADQVLEGLISLMEAELDPGGLSGLTVAPGAVAVLREALASGLNSVTLPLERRIGSCLVNFNPGGENHNNMLNAVQAAAYLNGITIAPGQVFSYNQTVGPRSAERGFVIGYAISGDRHVPARGGGVCRTSTVLYGAVLNAGLTVIERHAHSKPVGYVPVGRDAAVSYGAADFKFRNQLPHPVRIEAGGTVRQLQVTLWGLRG, encoded by the coding sequence ATGAAGTGGTTTCCGGCAACGGTTCTGGCGTTCATCGTCCTGTTCGTGGCGGGAGCCGGACCGGCCGGGGCGGCGGTAATGGTGCCGCTCCGCCCCGTCCTTGAGTACCGGGGGACGACGGTGGGCTGGGACGGTGAAGGGGCTACGGCTTACTGTAGCGGGCGGGTGCTGCGGGTGGTTCCCGGCCGGGACACCGCCGCAGTGGACGGCCGGGGCGAATTTCTGGAGGTGCCGGCGCGGTCGGTGGGCGGGATGACCTTCGTGCCCGACACCCTGCTCTCCGGTTTCCTGAGCCCCCCGCCACCGGCTTTCAGGTCCGCGGCCTTCACCCGGGTCGTGGTCGGGGAGCAGGGGGAACAGTTCTGGTTCATCGGTTTGTTGGACCATTCAGCAGAGACGGCGGTGACGGACAGCCCGCCGGCGCCCACGGCTCCCGGGCCGACGGTTACACCCCCCCACGGCCGGATGCCGGAAGTTGCCGTCGAGGTGGCGCCCGGGGTGGCGCCCGAGGAGTTGAATCCCGAGAACCCGGTGCTGCCGGGCCGCACCTGGCTTTTGCCCGCGGCCGGGGCGGACCAGGTGCTGGAAGGGTTGATCTCACTGATGGAGGCGGAACTGGACCCGGGCGGACTATCCGGACTCACCGTGGCGCCCGGCGCCGTCGCCGTTCTGCGGGAGGCCCTGGCGTCGGGGCTCAATTCGGTCACCCTGCCGCTTGAACGCCGGATCGGTTCCTGCCTGGTGAACTTCAATCCGGGCGGTGAAAACCACAATAATATGCTCAACGCGGTGCAGGCCGCCGCTTACCTGAACGGAATCACCATCGCGCCCGGGCAGGTGTTCTCCTACAACCAAACGGTCGGGCCCCGGTCGGCCGAACGCGGTTTCGTGATCGGCTACGCCATCAGCGGCGACCGCCACGTCCCGGCGCGGGGCGGGGGGGTGTGCCGGACCTCCACGGTGCTGTACGGCGCCGTGCTGAATGCCGGCCTGACCGTCATCGAACGCCACGCCCACTCCAAGCCGGTGGGATACGTGCCCGTGGGCCGGGACGCCGCCGTTTCCTACGGCGCCGCCGACTTTAAATTCCGTAACCAGCTTCCCCACCCGGTCCGGATCGAGGCCGGGGGTACCGTGCGGCAACTGCAGGTGACCCTTTGGGGACTCCGGGGGTAA
- a CDS encoding 4Fe-4S binding protein encodes MRLYPVVNEPTCIACGTCFAVCPAEPKVFEVTGVSRVVHPEACLECEACADMCPTGSIELVDA; translated from the coding sequence GTGCGGTTGTATCCGGTCGTCAACGAGCCGACCTGTATCGCCTGCGGCACCTGCTTCGCCGTTTGCCCGGCGGAGCCCAAAGTCTTTGAGGTGACCGGCGTGTCTCGGGTGGTGCATCCGGAAGCTTGCCTGGAATGTGAAGCGTGCGCGGACATGTGTCCCACCGGGTCGATTGAACTGGTGGATGCATAA
- the sigI gene encoding RNA polymerase sigma factor SigI, with the protein MPRRREAEEDVAALLKRAQKGDRNAREELIAASESFIAGCVAKVVPRRGGIRDMDEYSIALLAFNEAVDGYDAGRGASFHGFARQVINRRLVDHYRVSRRFSPELPQAEPPEETVESDFTLPEDGVREEIERFATRLGEFGITLEDLVRETPRHRDSRRMAIGIARRVLEDPELRASLERKKKLPFTLLLRQLVLNPKTIQRHRRYIIGVYVVLGGDFPLLREYVRGAEGGAESGW; encoded by the coding sequence ATGCCGCGCCGGAGGGAAGCTGAAGAAGATGTAGCCGCCCTGTTGAAACGGGCACAGAAAGGTGACCGGAATGCGCGTGAGGAATTGATTGCCGCCAGCGAGTCCTTCATTGCCGGTTGTGTGGCCAAAGTCGTCCCGCGCCGGGGCGGGATCAGGGATATGGACGAGTACAGCATAGCGCTCCTGGCGTTCAACGAAGCGGTTGACGGGTATGACGCCGGCAGGGGCGCCTCTTTTCACGGTTTTGCCCGGCAGGTGATCAACCGGCGCCTGGTCGATCACTACCGGGTTTCCCGCCGTTTCTCCCCCGAGTTACCCCAGGCGGAGCCGCCCGAAGAGACGGTGGAATCTGATTTCACCCTTCCGGAGGACGGCGTCCGCGAGGAGATTGAGCGATTCGCCACGCGACTGGGCGAGTTCGGGATCACGCTGGAGGACCTGGTCCGGGAGACGCCCAGGCACCGGGATTCACGGCGGATGGCGATCGGCATCGCCCGCCGCGTCCTGGAAGATCCAGAGCTGCGGGCCAGCCTCGAGCGGAAGAAAAAACTGCCCTTCACTCTTCTGCTCCGGCAGCTGGTCCTTAACCCTAAAACGATCCAACGGCACCGAAGATACATTATAGGAGTGTACGTGGTCTTGGGTGGGGACTTTCCCCTCCTGCGGGAGTATGTCCGAGGCGCGGAAGGTGGTGCTGAAAGTGGCTGGTAG
- a CDS encoding anti-sigma factor domain-containing protein — protein sequence MAGRGVVCRVKSRSAVILTADFEFVEIRKRPGIQTGQEVPFTAADLVRYRRPTRLLALAASFMVLFLAAFLAMPRFTPGPAVYAYVGVEVNPGIELALDRSLTVIGVEALNTDGVGLVQKLDLVGLPAAEAVAAVVRACQEHGYLGRGPEVRHLVVTTTFSGEEGRSALQAELFAVIQAKLEDAGGQTGVYILNCSIESRERARHAALSPAHYVIWQKALEGGIALDTDTVRAGKLREALNLEGRDFGMAVAALATMQGRVGRSGEETPVDPGSQAPETPPGHGRRVEDPKAFPGKPSAQPGGKHGVPAVPADPPQSSTGGDQDDPAPANAVAEEEVGTPPELQTEPGGKGPSFREDFPGSGTDKSDRAQTRTIRVDKERGGGTQNTGR from the coding sequence GTGGCTGGTAGGGGAGTGGTCTGCCGGGTGAAATCCCGCTCGGCAGTAATTTTGACCGCGGACTTTGAGTTTGTGGAAATCAGGAAACGGCCCGGGATTCAAACCGGGCAGGAGGTCCCGTTCACTGCGGCGGACCTGGTTCGATACCGCCGACCGACCCGGCTGCTGGCCCTCGCTGCTTCCTTTATGGTCCTGTTCCTGGCGGCATTTCTGGCCATGCCCCGTTTCACCCCCGGACCGGCGGTTTACGCATACGTCGGGGTGGAGGTCAATCCCGGGATCGAGCTGGCCCTTGACCGTTCTCTGACGGTGATCGGGGTGGAAGCCCTCAACACCGACGGTGTCGGTCTGGTGCAGAAACTCGACCTCGTCGGGCTCCCGGCGGCCGAGGCCGTGGCGGCCGTGGTCCGGGCCTGCCAGGAACACGGTTACCTGGGCCGGGGACCGGAGGTCAGGCACCTGGTCGTAACCACCACCTTTAGCGGTGAGGAAGGCCGGTCTGCTTTGCAGGCCGAACTGTTTGCCGTTATCCAGGCCAAACTGGAGGACGCCGGCGGCCAGACCGGAGTCTACATCCTCAACTGTTCCATTGAGTCCCGGGAGCGGGCCCGGCATGCGGCCTTATCCCCGGCACATTACGTGATTTGGCAAAAGGCCCTCGAAGGAGGGATTGCATTGGATACGGACACCGTACGGGCCGGGAAGCTGCGGGAGGCCCTGAACCTGGAAGGCCGGGACTTCGGGATGGCCGTGGCCGCCCTGGCCACCATGCAGGGACGGGTGGGGAGGTCCGGGGAAGAGACGCCCGTCGATCCCGGTTCACAGGCACCGGAGACTCCGCCCGGTCACGGCCGGCGGGTTGAAGACCCAAAGGCCTTCCCCGGTAAGCCGTCCGCACAACCGGGCGGGAAACACGGCGTGCCGGCGGTACCGGCAGATCCGCCCCAGAGCTCAACGGGCGGGGATCAAGACGATCCCGCGCCTGCGAACGCCGTCGCGGAAGAAGAAGTCGGAACGCCGCCGGAACTGCAGACCGAGCCAGGGGGGAAAGGACCGTCTTTCCGGGAGGATTTTCCGGGAAGCGGAACGGACAAAAGTGATAGGGCGCAAACAAGAACGATCCGTGTTGATAAGGAAAGGGGTGGTGGCACACAAAATACAGGACGGTAG